Below is a genomic region from Caldisericota bacterium.
AAAAAAATAAGGAATTTTAATAGTTTTAGGCTAAATATCTGCATAAAAAATATTTATTTATTACACAGTAAAGTAAAAACTTCTCTAATAGGAGGCTAACATACATGGAAAATAACAAAAAATATGTAGAACTGCTCTGGGCAAATAAATATGATAAATTTGAAAAAGGAGAGAGGATATCAATAGAAAAGCCTAATCTCCCTTTTCAGGTTGTGGAAACAATAAATAAACCCAGACTAAAAGACTTGGAAAAGGGAGAGGTGCTTTTTGATCCCTTACAATGTTATCCTGAAAGTGAGTATCCTGAAAATTATCCCAAAGATTGGAAAAATAAACTTATTTGGGGTGATAACAAACTGGTAATGTCATCTTTAATTAAACAGGGATGGGCAGGAAAGATAAATCTTATTTACATTGACCCACCCTTTTTTACAGGTGCAGATTTCACCATAAGA
It encodes:
- a CDS encoding site-specific DNA-methyltransferase, whose protein sequence is MENNKKYVELLWANKYDKFEKGERISIEKPNLPFQVVETINKPRLKDLEKGEVLFDPLQCYPESEYPENYPKDWKNKLIWGDNKLVMSSLIKQGWAGKINLIYIDPPFFTGADFTIR